The DNA segment TTCCGAAGATCAAGAACCCCATGCTGACTGGCGTGGCCTGCAAGCATATCTTGCGGGTGATGCACGAGCTCCAGCGGAGCACGTCGATCCGTAACGTGGTGGCTCAGATGATCGAGCGCGGCCAGTCCGACGAGGCTAGGAAGCACGCCACTATTAGCAAGGAGCAGGCCGAGAAGATCGCCAAGCAGCAGGCGCGCAAGCGAAGCGAGATCCAGGTCAAGCACCCACAGAAAGAGGTCAAGGCACTACAGAAGATCGTCGCAGCGAAGAAGGCCCCGCCGAAGAAGGACGCCGACCAGGCGCGATTCGATGCTGAGCGCAACTTGCGCCGGCTGAAGGAACTCGGCCAGATCTCCGATGCGGATTTCAAGACGATCATGACGACGTTGAGGAAGAAATAACCATGCTAAACAAGGTCCCTCAAGACATCAACAGGGCGGCGCGTGCGGTGGTGCTACGCCACCCGAACAATATGGACTGTGCCGTCTATCGCAAGGTCGTCAACCGTGCCAACATGCCGCCGGACGACTTGGGAGGATTGCCGACGCTCGGCGGCTTGGCCGTGCTCGATTCTGAAGACGAGCCAGACGTCGACTGGGATGACCTGGGATACGGCAAGCTCCTCATCACCGAAGCCTACGGCGGCGGCCAAGTCGTGAACCGAGACGACGCGATCGACATGACATCGGCCCAGATGTATGCCCTGGTGGAGTTCGTTGACCTGCATACCGATCCCGACAGGCGCGTGGTGCAGAAACATGATGTGGTCTACCTGCTGCTAGCCGACGAGATCAAGATCGCCTACGAGGTTATGGAAGTTGATGGGGCGGTCAACATTCCCCCATACGCACGGAAATATCTGCTGTCCAAGCGAGACGACCTCACGTACATCGGCGGCTTTCCTGACTAAATGGCTAGCTGAACCTCAATAACGTCGAAGCCCTGGCCACGAACGCAGAGGTACTGGCCTTGGGCGGCCTCATTTACCGCCTTGCGCGCGTCGTCGCGCTTCAGACCCCGATCGCGCAGTTCCCGAACAGCCGCAGCCTTCGAATAGGCGAGTGCAAAGCTGTTCACGCCGGCATATGCGCCATTCCCGATCTTGATCCTTGTGGTGCTCATAGTGGGAGTCCTTGCTTGTCAATTTGAGCTAATAATAGTCATATAAGGCTAAAAAGGCAAGCGCAATTATGCCGTCTAGAGCGGCAACCATTGGCAACCGGAAAAACCCTCGTAGTCCAGCCAACGTGGCCCCGTACCATCGCCTCATCTATAAGGGGCGAGCATGTCTTGGCTTGATTACTGCATTCTCACTGGCGCGGAGGCGAATCAACTTGCCGCCGGCCACCTACCAGCAGCAAATACCATCGGTGGCAATGTCGCAGTTTCCATTGAGTCTGAGGATGGGTCACCGTTAGTCCTATATGGCTTGGTCGTGGGTGTCAGCTTCACGGCGGAGAAGGTTCGCTATGCCGTCGCATTCGCCGTTTCCCCGGAGCCGCGCGATGGTCTCACCCTATACGCCGTCGTCGGCGGGATCCCGTCCGAACTGGTGTCGCCCAATGACGCGGGCACTCGGGATGGTGTAAGCGAGGATGCTTTCGCTCTGCTCGAGCGCGCCGCCCATGACGGGGCATTCGGGGACAACAACCTTCCGTTGCCTACGCCTGCGCAGTGCCTGGCGAACGACTACAAGGTCGGACATACCGAAATGTTCGGCCTTCCGGTGGCGATTGAGCAGCCGCGCGGGTCCGTTCGCTCGGGTGTCGACCCTGACGGCCACGAATGGTCGAACCGCATGGCGGCTCACTACGGCTATATCGAAGGGACCACAGGTGCAGACGGCGACGAGGTGGATTGCTTTATCGGCCCGGTGCCCGAATCCACGCGTGTCTACGTGATCAACCAGGTGGACCCGCGCTCCGGCCGCTTCGATGAGCACAAGACCATGCTCGGCTTTGCGGATCGCAGCAGCGCGATCCAAGCCTACCAGGAGAGCTACGACCGGGATTGGAGGGGGCTGGGCTCCATCGTGTCCCTGACCGTGGCGCAGTTAAAGCAATGGCTGGCAGGCGGTGATACGACGCAGGAACTGACTGCCGCGCAGCTTCCCGAAGGAGCCACGATGGACAAAGTGACATGGGCCGGCGACATGCCGGAAAACAAGACGCTGGACGCGGTCTTATATGACATCCGCCGGCACGACGACGGTGCCGGATTGGTGTTTGATCCGGTGACGGAAGATGAGATCCACCAGGATGCCGAAGAGGTGATGACGCTGGACGCGATGGTGGTGCCGTTCAAGCTGTTGCAGCGCCGAATGGGGCTACTGCAGAACGTCATGAACCGCACCGGTACCGGCCTGAACGTCGCCGCCTACACGATCACCAAGCCTTACAAGATTCGCGGAGTTGTCAATGTCGCTGCTATCTTCGAGATGAGCGACGGCCAGACCATGACGATCTACTTTCACAGCGGCAATCAGGCCAGCGTCAGCCGTGTGCAGCCGAACGACGAGCTCATTTCGTGGAAGTGGCTGCTGAACAAGAAGGACATCACCATCGTGGTGGCTCGCGAGCGGGGTGCCGACCTTAACGTTCGGGAAGTCTCCCGCCGGGTGATGCGCCTGGCGGACAAGAACTCTGCCGCCTTCAAGAAAGTCAATGCAAGCCGAGCCGCTCGTCTGGAAAGCATTGAGGGACTCAAGGCTCAGATTTCCGACCGAGAGCAGACCCTTGAAACGGTTCAGCGCGCGATCGTGGAGAAGCGGGCCGAGAAGGAGCGTGCGGACGCGGAAGCGCGGGCAGCAGCAGCTGCCATCAAGCTAGACCCAGCGGAAACCGGTGTCCTCCGCGCAATGGGTGTGCCCGAAGCTGATGTCGGGGCCATTCAACTTTACGCGACTTACGCGGCGTTCGCGGCGGACATCGCAAACCAGGACGTTGCTGATCACATTGCCGTTGAGCGCATCAACGCCATCCGGAATGGCCTGCGGGAACGTGGCTGGGAAGGCCTGATGTACGGCCAACTGACCAAGACTGTCGGGCCTGTGGTCTACGGGTTTGGTATCGATCGACGGTCCGCATCCAGCTACAACCTCACAAACTTCGCGATCGCTGTGGGGCGAACCGGGGAAGACGGGCGGGAATCGCACGTGGGCACGGTCGAAAACGACATGACCAAAACGGCAGATCAGCTCGCGCATTCGATCGATGCCATGGCCGCAGCCGTCGCGTCTCCGATCGTGGAGCCCGCTGCGGCGCAGCCGGCAGAGCCGGATGCTGCGGTCGTAGTGGTGGATCCCACTATCGCTGCGGTCGTGATCGATCCCCCGACGGAACCGCAAGTCGCGCTGGACCCAACCCCAGAGCCGGAGGTAGTCGCGACGGTTGTGGCTCTGCCTGAGCCGGCAGCTGAGCCTGCATACACCCTGGAGTTGAATGGGGCACCGGCTACAGACGCATCCAACTCATGGCCCGGCCTGTCGCTGGCAGACGTTACCGCGCGCGTTGCCGAAATTTCGAATGATGTCTGGTGGATGTACAAGGTCTTCCGCGAAGACGAATCGGGCCCGGTGGACGTGACCGATGAAATCCGGGCAAGCGCTGTTCCGGCCCCTCAGATCGATCCGGCTCTTCCTGCCGAGGAGGCTCCCTCTGGGCCCGCCGTCGTGGAGGTTCAGGAGAGCGGTATCGCTGCACCCGAGGCCGCCGCCCTGGCCGTACAGGTCGCTGCTGCTGCCGTTCAGGTGGATCCGGACAATCCGACCCCGCCGGCCGAGCCGCCTGTCATCCCCGAGCCGCCGGCTGATCCGACTCTCCCGGCTGGCGCTGGGGGCCAGCCTGCGCCCGAGCCGACGGCAGTTGCTGAGCCGCCCGTGGATCCCCAGTCTGCCGAGACGGCCCCGTTGGCAGCAACCGCTCAGACCGTGGAGCCGTCTACGGAGCCGGCTGCATCGGGAGAGCCGCCGGCGGTGCCTGAGGTGCCGACTGAGCCCGTGGTAGCCGAGGGAGCGCAACTACCGGCCGCGATTGACCGGAATAGGGATGACGATATCGCCTTCATCCAGTCGGTCATCGACCAGAGCGCCGACATGATGGACCCTGAGGTGCCCGAGAAGTTGGCCACCATCCATGCTGCCTACGGTGACGATGCGGGGATGGGGGCACGTTTCTCGGAGGCGGTCAGGGCCTATTCCTCGTTCATGGTCGATCGCGCCGGCCTGGCGCTTGCCTAAGGGGAGTGGTGATGGAGATCATGACCCAGACGGATACGCCGCCCGATATTCTTCCCGGCGCGGTGGTGCTTGAGGGGGCGGAAGATGTACCGCCTACTCCGCCATCGTTGGTAATCCCGGTCCAGGTCGGAGAGGCGATCAGCAGTCTGCCCTCGGGTGGCGGTGTTGCGCTCGACAGTACCGACTTGGATCGGCTTCGGATCAGCGCAGGGCTCGGGCTTCATCTCGCAGATCTGAGCCGGCTGGGCGACAGTGACGCCGACGCCTTGGAGAGGCTTCGGCTTGCGGTCCAGATTCGCGATGCCCTGGCCGCGCTTGGCGTGCAGCCAGAGGAGGAGAGCGACGACCCCAATAGCCCGAACTACCGCTATCGGGACACGGGATATATTGCTGCCTCGCGCAAGGAAAGGGCAGCAGAGATGATCCGGGTGGCGCGAGATAGTGGGCAGATGCTGCGCGCTACCGATGTGGATTGGTCGGAGATCGAGCAGAATCCGCGTCAGGCAAAGGAGCTGATCACCAAGTCGAATTTGTTTGGCAAGGTGGATTGGGCGGCCTTGCGCGAAGCGGGGATGGATCCAGCAGCCGGCTTTCTCATCGACAGGGTATATGCGTCGATTGCTCCAGAGCCGGCAGAGGACAAGCCGCAGGCGCGCATGGACTACGCCCGTGGGATTGAGACGATTCGGGCACGTATCGAGGATTGCTTGACTGTCGATGCCGTCATGGCGGTGCTGCAGGAGATTCGCGATGAGCTCCGAGGCACCACCCTCAGGCCGGATGAGGCGGAGCAGTACGAACTATGGCGCGCTGAGTTGATCGAGGTGCGGATAAAGCTTCGTGATGCGGAGAACAGCACGAACAGCCTGTACGAGGCAGCGCAGGCCGCCAAGAGCGAGCAATATCGAGTCGAGTACACCCTTGAGGGCCGCAAGAAGCGCGGCTGGAAGATCCAGCCGGAGCACGAGGAGGCTCTGGCAAACGCCCAAGCGCTGGCGGAGCAGTTGTGGGCGCAGTGGTCCTCGGCCCTGGACGCAAAGAGGCCCATCGTAGAGTCGCTTCGCAATCAGGCGCAAGCCCTCTCTCGTCAACTGATCGACCTCGAGCAGGCAGCTAAGGCTCGCAACCTGACCGAGAACCCAGTCACCAGGGCCTGGCTGACTTTCGGGGATCGGTTCTTCAAGCTCTTGCACTACCGCAGTTTCAAGGGCTCCGACGCCTTTGCCGGCCACGTGACCAACGCAAAAGCAGGCCGGATTGCCGACTGGGCTTGGTCAGAGGAGAAGGATCGTCCGCTTCGGACGGCGACCAAGCAGGAGATCAACTTTCAGTTGAGGGTAGCGGATACCTACACGCGTCGTGGTGGCCGGGCGGTCTCCGCTGCCTCCACCCAAGCACTCAAGGATGCGCTTGGCCTCCGGGATGTCCAATCTGGAAACTGGGTGCTGAAGGACCCAAACAGCGCCAAATTTCACGTGGAGCAGACCGCCGCCGCTATGTCCGATTTGGCCGACGTGCTTGGTATTGATGGCAACGCCTTGGGCCTTGGTGGACGTCTTGGGCTTGCTTTCGGAGCTCGCGGTACAGGCGGCAAGAATACGGCGCGGGCTCACTATGAGCCGGTTCATCGCGTGATCAACCTTACCAAAATGGGTGGGGGCGGCTGCCTTGGTCATGAATTCTTCCATGCTGTGGACAACATGCTTGCGGAACTGGTGACACAGCAGTCCACTGGGAAGGGCGACTTTGCGACCAGCAACCCGGACTTGCTGCCGGACGGACCTATCAAGGAGGCGACCAAAGCGCTCGTTGGTGCTATCTACCAGGGCGACAATCGGGTCACTGAATCGATCAAGTTCACGGAGAAGGACGTCAGGATCGCGAAGTACAACGTCGATTCGCCTAGTAGCAACATGGCGCGTGCCATCAAGGAGGCGGGCAACGCGACTGATGCGGTCCTCGCAGTAGACAGTTCGGTCGAGAACACCCGATCCAAGGGAAGCACGTATCACAGGCGTTGGCGAACGTTGGCCGCCGCCTACTACGCGCCGGAGGGTGTCAACATCATCCGGACGAAGACTGGTCGGCTTGTATCGAACTTCGTCGTCGGGGCCGGACAACTGGACAACGGCGAAATCGGCAAGTACTGGTCGCAAACTGATGAACTCGCGGCGCGCGCATTCCAGTCCTGGATCGAGGACCGGCTGACGGAGCAGGATCGGCAGAATGACTACCTGAGCGTCTATGCCGATAACAAGTACCACGTCGATCCGCTGACAGGGTTCGAGTGGAAGCCCTACCCGGAGGGGGATGAGCGGGCCCAGATCAATGCGGCGTTCGATGGGCTGTTCGCTGCCATCCGTGAGGCCAAGACATTCGAGTCTGCCGCTGTGAACCCGACATTGCTGGACGCGATCTTTGGCGCGACTCAGCAGGTCGACGCCGGTGCGGAGCCCGATTTGCTCCCTGTGTAACAAAAATGGAAAACGGCGGTCGGGACAATAGCCACGCTATCCCATACTTGAGCCGTTCAAGGTGTTGGCCCCGACCGGTTGATGAAACTGCTCGGGGCATTTTTTTGCCTTGGAAAACCACGCCATGCCGTCCGGGGCCACCCCCACACAATAGGCTGACGAAGCTGACTCCAATCCACGATGCCAAAAGAACTTACCTCGCGCCCGGGCTTGATCAGCCGATTCGGCCAGTCTGCTAGGCGCCTTCTTTCGGCATCCCAGCGTGACGCAGCCGAGATAACGACCGCTGACTCCTACGTCTATGACGGCGGCACGACCATCTCCGCCTTGCTTGGCAGCGGTCGGCGCATGGCCCGCTCGCGCGCGCAGATCTATCAGAAGTGGTCGTTCATGGAGGGTGATCCAATCATCTCCAGCGCAATCGGCCTGCTGGTGACGTCGGCCCTTGGCGGGCACGAAACATCTGGCGACGTGGTTTTCATTGAGAAGACTCCCGCCGCCGAGAAAGACAAGCGTCTGGCCAACATGGTGGATGAGATCA comes from the Cupriavidus basilensis genome and includes:
- a CDS encoding LPD1 domain-containing protein, giving the protein MEIMTQTDTPPDILPGAVVLEGAEDVPPTPPSLVIPVQVGEAISSLPSGGGVALDSTDLDRLRISAGLGLHLADLSRLGDSDADALERLRLAVQIRDALAALGVQPEEESDDPNSPNYRYRDTGYIAASRKERAAEMIRVARDSGQMLRATDVDWSEIEQNPRQAKELITKSNLFGKVDWAALREAGMDPAAGFLIDRVYASIAPEPAEDKPQARMDYARGIETIRARIEDCLTVDAVMAVLQEIRDELRGTTLRPDEAEQYELWRAELIEVRIKLRDAENSTNSLYEAAQAAKSEQYRVEYTLEGRKKRGWKIQPEHEEALANAQALAEQLWAQWSSALDAKRPIVESLRNQAQALSRQLIDLEQAAKARNLTENPVTRAWLTFGDRFFKLLHYRSFKGSDAFAGHVTNAKAGRIADWAWSEEKDRPLRTATKQEINFQLRVADTYTRRGGRAVSAASTQALKDALGLRDVQSGNWVLKDPNSAKFHVEQTAAAMSDLADVLGIDGNALGLGGRLGLAFGARGTGGKNTARAHYEPVHRVINLTKMGGGGCLGHEFFHAVDNMLAELVTQQSTGKGDFATSNPDLLPDGPIKEATKALVGAIYQGDNRVTESIKFTEKDVRIAKYNVDSPSSNMARAIKEAGNATDAVLAVDSSVENTRSKGSTYHRRWRTLAAAYYAPEGVNIIRTKTGRLVSNFVVGAGQLDNGEIGKYWSQTDELAARAFQSWIEDRLTEQDRQNDYLSVYADNKYHVDPLTGFEWKPYPEGDERAQINAAFDGLFAAIREAKTFESAAVNPTLLDAIFGATQQVDAGAEPDLLPV